The sequence below is a genomic window from Pleurocapsa sp. PCC 7327.
AGTTTACATCCAAAAAGATGGCATTTGGCAAGCCGGAGACATTGCCCGACAAGTTCTCGATTCGGGCAAGCCGCTAACTTCAGAAACCAACGATAAAAAACAACTTTGGCAGTTTCCCTCGCAAGTAGCCGAAGTCGATGTCTGGTTTCCCATTCTCCACGGGCCCAATGGCGAAGACGGCACGGTTCAAGGGTTATTGACCCTCATGCAAGTTCCTTTCGTCGGTAGCGGCGTTTTGGGTTCCGCTGTCGGGATGGACAAAATCGCCATGAAAATGGCGTTTGCGCAAGCGGGTTTGCCTCAAGTTAAGTATATGGCAATCTCGCGATCGCAAATTTGGTCTAATCCTTGCGTCTTTCCCAAACTCTGCGACGAAATTGAAAAGACTCTAGACTATCCCTGCTTTGTCAAACCCGCTAATTTGGGGTCTTCAGTGGGTATTGCCAAAGCGCGATCGCGTACCGAATTAGAAACGGCTTTAGACAATGCTGCCAGCTACGACAAACGCATCATTGTCGAAGCAGGGGCGATCGCCAGAGAAGTCGAATGTGCCGTCCTGGGCAATGACAATCCCAAAGCTTCAGTTGTTGGAGAAATCACCTACAACAGCGATTTCTACGACTATGAAACCAAATATACCGACGGACGCGCCGAGTTGCACATTCCCGCCCAAATT
It includes:
- a CDS encoding D-alanine--D-alanine ligase family protein, encoding MTKKLRVGLLFGGRSGEHEVSINSAVAIATALSAQNNATKYDVLPVYIQKDGIWQAGDIARQVLDSGKPLTSETNDKKQLWQFPSQVAEVDVWFPILHGPNGEDGTVQGLLTLMQVPFVGSGVLGSAVGMDKIAMKMAFAQAGLPQVKYMAISRSQIWSNPCVFPKLCDEIEKTLDYPCFVKPANLGSSVGIAKARSRTELETALDNAASYDKRIIVEAGAIAREVECAVLGNDNPKASVVGEITYNSDFYDYETKYTDGRAELHIPAQIPPAIASQIQEMSLKAFAAVDAAGLARVDFFYLEKTSEVFLNEINTLPGFTAFSMYPQLWAASGVPFPELCDRLIQFALERHQ